A genomic stretch from Setaria italica strain Yugu1 chromosome VII, Setaria_italica_v2.0, whole genome shotgun sequence includes:
- the LOC111257967 gene encoding putative receptor-like protein kinase At4g00960 translates to MTLKCDVFSFGVVLLEVVSGRRNSAEPSHLSHVWKLWEEHRIMGLLDPAVPRPCSDSDADLLSELRRCIHIGLLCVQRSPGHRPAMSAALATLTSRTSQLDQPRRPVLECRTTRPLLAGEATGGGAIVEDPPRVSSC, encoded by the exons ATGACGCTGAAATGCGACGTCTTCAGCTTCGGCGTCGTGCTGCTCGAGGTCGTCAGCGGCCGGAGGAACAGCGCCGAGCCAAGCCACCTCTCGCAC GTATGGAAGCTCTGGGAAGAGCACAGGATCATGGGCCTCCTCGACCCGGCGGTGCCGCGACCTTGCTCCGACTCCGACGCCGACCTCCTGTCCGAGCTGCGGAGGTGCATCCATATCGGCCTCCTCTGCGTGCAGCGGTCGCCCGGCCACAGGCCGGCCATGTCGGCAGCTCTCGCCACGCTGACCAGCAGGACCTCGCAGCTGGACCAGCCAAGGAGGCCCGTCCTCGAGTGTCGAACGACGAGGCCTCTTCTCGCCGGTGaagcgaccggcggcggcgccatcgtgGAGGACCCGCCTCGAGTGTCTAGCTGTTAG